In the Vitis vinifera cultivar Pinot Noir 40024 chromosome 2, ASM3070453v1 genome, one interval contains:
- the LOC100242838 gene encoding UDP-N-acetylmuramoyl-L-alanyl-D-glutamate--2,6-diaminopimelate ligase MurE homolog, chloroplastic — protein sequence MALTFFSLTTPFMYPHSLCLKPSISQFKSLHGFFPLHRRLRSPAVVVSAGNFDPNPADDDPPEAPEDSAHGLFKFQQIQRQAARARKREEEQFKKDQSTFLNAIADVEDAPDNVDSIDAEGAGDDLFGEIDKAIAMKRKEFVKQGLLKPNPKKESVVPEEIAEGIEELEPDEVVDLEEINELRGLTVISEDLDDEESEKLDDEESDSGNVNGGSSSHSSFDVDFDSFGESGVRIVEPKFRMSLAELLDESKVVPVSVYGDLEVEITGIQHDSRVVSSGDLFVCCVGRKTDGHLYLSEADKRGAVAVVASKEIDIEETLGCKALVIVEDTSLVLPALAAAFYGHPSKNMAVIGIVGTNGKTTTAYLIRAMYEAMGLRTGMLSTVAYYVHGKNKLEAPYTTPDAVLIQKLMAKMLHNGTEAVVMEASSHGLALGRCNEVDFDIAVFTNLTRDHMDFHESEEDYRNAKAKLFSRMVDPDRHRKIVNIDDPNAPFFIAQGNPDVPVVTFAMENKDADVHPLKFELSLFETQVLVQTPKGILEISSGLLGRHNIYNILAAVAVGIAVGAPLEDIVRGIEEIDAVPGRCELIDEEQAFGVIVDYAHTPDALSRLLDSVRELGARRIITVFGCAGESDRGKRPIMTKIATDKSDVVILTSDNPKNEDPLDILDDMLAGVGWTMHDYLKYGANDYYPPLPNGHRLFLHDIRRVAVRAAVAMGEEGDIVVVAGKGHETYQIEGDKKEFFDDREECREALQYVDELHQAGIDTSEFPWRLPESH from the exons ATGGCTCTCACCTTCTTCTCCCTCACTACACCCTTTATGTATCCGCACTCTCTTTGTTTAAAACCCTCTATTTCCCAATTCAAATCACTTCATGGTTTCTTTCCTCTCCACCGCCGACTACGATCCCCGGCGGTAGTCGTTTCCGCCGGAAATTTTGACCCAAATCCTGCTGACGACGACCCACCCGAGGCCCCCGAAGATTCCGCGCATGGGCTGTTTAAGTTCCAGCAGATTCAGCGTCAAGCCGCTAGAGCACGAAAACGCGAAGAAGAGCAGTTCAAGAAGGACCAGTCCACCTTCCTCAACGCCATTGCGGATGTTGAAGACGCACCTGATAACGTTGATTCGATCGATGCCGAGGGTGCTGGGGACGATTTGTTTGGGGAGATTGATAAGGCCATTGCAATGAAACGGAAAGAATTCGTGAAGCAAGGGCTTTTGAAGCCTAACCCCAAGAAAGAGAGCGTGGTTCCCGAGGAGATCGCTGAGGGGATTGAAGAATTGGAGCCTGATGAGGTTGTTGACTTGGAGGAAATTAACGAGCTTCGAGGGCTCACTGTTATTTCAGAGGATTTGGATGATGAAGAGTCGGAGAAGCTCGATGACGAGGAGAGTGATTCAGGTAATGTTAATGGTGGGTCGTCTTCACATTCGTCGTTTGATGTCGATTTCGATAGTTTTGGGGAATCTGGAGTGAGAATTGTGGAACCCAAGTTTAGAATGAGCTTAGCTGAGCTATTGGATGAGAGTAAAGTTGTACCCGTATCGGTTTATGGTGATTTGGAGGTAGAGATTACAGGAATTCAACATGATTCGAGAGTGGTAAGTTCGGGGGATTTGTTTGTGTGTTGTGTTGGGAGGAAAACTGATGGCCATTTATATTTGAGTGAGGCTGATAAGAGAGGGGCTGTTGCGGTGGTGGCAAGTAAAGAAATAGATATAGAGGAGACATTGGGGTGTAAAGCTCTGGTCATTGTGGAAGATACCAGTTTGGTTCTTCCTGCATTGGCTGCAGCCTTTTATGGACACCCATCGAAAAATATGGCTGTGATTGGTATAGTTGGGACAAATGGGAAGACGACCACGGCGTATTTGATAAGGGCCATGTATGAAGCTATGGGATTGAGAACCGGGATGTTGAGCACTGTAGCATATTATGTGCATGGAAAAAATAAGTTGGAAGCGCCATACACCACCCCGGATGCTGTTTTGATTCAGAAGTTGATGGCAAAGATGCTACATAATGGTACTGAAGCTGTTGTGATGGAAGCTTCATCCCATGGGCTAGCACTAGGGAGGTGCAATGAAGTCGATTTTGATATTGCAGTTTTCACAAATTTGACTAGGGATCATATGGATTTTCATGAGTCAGAGGAGGATTATAGGAATGCCAAGGCCAAACTATTTTCCAGAATGGTGGACCCTGATCGGCACAGGAAAATTGTTAACATCGATGACCCAAACGCACCTTTCTTTATAGCACAAGGGAACCCAGATGTACCCGTTGTGACCTTTGCAATGGAGAATAAGGATGCAGATGTTCATCCATTGAAGTTTGAACTCTCCCTGTTTGAGACCCAGGTCTTGGTCCAGACACCCAAGGGAATATTGGAGATTTCATCAGGATTGCTGGGGAGGCATAATATTTACAACATTCTGGCAGCGGTTGCAGTTGGGATTGCTGTTGGGGCGCCTTTGGAGGACATTGTTAGAGGTATTGAAGAGATTGATGCAGTTCCTGGTAGATGTGAGTTAATAGATGAGGAACAGGCATTTGGGGTGATTGTGGATTATGCGCATACTCCTGATGCCCTATCTAGATTACTGGACTCCGTTAGGGAGCTTGGAGCAAGGCGGATTATTACAG TTTTTGGTTGTGCTGGTGAGAGTGATAGAGGGAAGCGGCCCATAATGACGAAGATTGCAACAGATAAAAGTGATGTGGTTATTCTGACCTCCGACAATCCAAAGAATGAAGATCCAT TGGACATCTTGGATGATATGTTGGCTGGCGTGGGATGGACAATGCACGATTACTTGAAATATGGGGCAAATGATTACTACCCGCCTCTTCCAAACGGTCATAGGCTTTTCTTGCATGATATTAGACGGGTAGCTGTTCGTGCAGCTGTTGCCATGGGCGAGGAAGGTGATATTGTT